In Lujinxingia litoralis, a single window of DNA contains:
- the radA gene encoding DNA repair protein RadA gives MAKARTLYVCSSCGHESPRWMGKCPGCEEWNTLEEEVRERPSASEQAAAAKRAGYGAEGGSKPVRLSSVVTERGERVLSGVEELDRVLGGGFVRGGVVLLGGDPGIGKSTLSLQVAGILAEQGKEVLYVSGEESMGQLKMRGARLNVEVGQVQVVGETSLERVEALIEEHTPDLLVLDSIQTLATGRLTSSPGSVAQLREVTGALTQLAKGLQMPTILVGHVTKEGAIAGPKVLEHMVDTVLYFEGQAGLNFRILRAVKNRYGSTNEIGVFEMRGDGLHGVENPSAMFLAERPMGAPGSAVVPVVEGTRPLLVEVQALVSANNYGPPRITAIGVDQGRVMLLLNIIEKRAGLKVGGHDVFVNVAGGVKVVEPAADLGIALAIVSSFRNRALPQDAVYFGELGLTGEVRAVSQAVGRLVEAKKLGFMRALSPRGNAPGIETFVDAHADALGELRVETARTLGDALRSTRLVEAVDAE, from the coding sequence ATGGCAAAAGCGCGCACCCTCTACGTCTGCAGCAGCTGCGGGCATGAGTCACCCCGATGGATGGGGAAATGCCCAGGCTGCGAGGAGTGGAACACCCTGGAGGAGGAGGTGCGCGAGCGGCCTTCGGCCAGCGAGCAGGCCGCGGCCGCCAAGCGTGCCGGCTACGGGGCCGAAGGGGGCTCCAAGCCGGTGCGCCTCTCGTCGGTGGTCACCGAGCGCGGGGAGCGTGTTTTAAGCGGGGTGGAGGAGCTGGACCGCGTGCTGGGCGGGGGCTTTGTGCGGGGGGGCGTGGTGTTGCTGGGGGGCGATCCGGGGATCGGCAAGTCGACCCTTTCGCTGCAGGTGGCCGGAATTCTGGCCGAGCAGGGTAAGGAGGTGCTCTACGTCTCGGGCGAAGAGAGCATGGGACAGCTCAAGATGCGGGGGGCGCGTCTCAACGTGGAGGTGGGGCAGGTTCAGGTGGTCGGGGAGACGAGCCTGGAGCGGGTGGAGGCGCTTATCGAAGAGCATACGCCGGATTTGCTGGTGCTGGATTCGATCCAGACGCTGGCCACCGGGAGACTGACCTCATCGCCCGGGAGCGTGGCTCAGCTCAGGGAAGTGACCGGGGCGCTGACCCAGTTGGCCAAGGGGTTGCAGATGCCCACGATTCTGGTGGGTCATGTGACCAAGGAAGGGGCGATCGCCGGGCCCAAGGTGCTCGAGCATATGGTCGATACGGTGCTCTACTTTGAGGGGCAGGCCGGGTTGAACTTCCGGATCTTGAGGGCGGTGAAGAACCGCTACGGCTCGACCAATGAGATCGGGGTGTTCGAGATGCGGGGAGACGGTCTGCACGGGGTGGAGAACCCCTCGGCGATGTTTTTGGCCGAGCGACCGATGGGGGCGCCGGGAAGCGCCGTGGTGCCGGTGGTGGAGGGAACGCGGCCCCTGCTGGTGGAGGTGCAGGCGCTGGTGAGCGCGAATAATTATGGTCCGCCGCGCATCACCGCGATCGGGGTGGATCAGGGGCGAGTGATGCTGCTGCTCAACATTATCGAGAAGCGCGCCGGGCTGAAGGTGGGCGGCCATGATGTGTTTGTGAACGTGGCCGGCGGGGTCAAGGTGGTGGAGCCGGCCGCCGATTTGGGGATCGCCCTGGCGATCGTGTCGAGCTTTCGCAACCGGGCTCTGCCGCAGGATGCGGTGTACTTTGGGGAGCTGGGGTTGACCGGGGAGGTGCGCGCGGTCAGCCAGGCCGTGGGGCGCCTGGTGGAGGCGAAGAAGCTCGGCTTTATGCGGGCGCTCTCGCCCCGGGGCAACGCCCCGGGGATCGAGACTTTTGTCGACGCCCACGCCGATGCCCTGGGGGAGCTACGGGTGGAGACGGCGCGCACGCTGGGAGATGCGTTGAGAAGCACGCGTCTGGTGGAGGCGGTGGACGCCGAGTGA